The DNA sequence TTAAGGACGACGACGAAGGCCTTTCCCTGTCCTGTGATAGGGTGAAAGGAGCGATTGTCGAAGGTCTGCTTCGAGAGTTCGAGGCCGAAGGGTCCGTAAAAATGGAGATAAAACACGCAAAAGACGGGACTGTGACTAAAATCTCCGGTGGTAAGGCACTATACTCCAAAGACAGAGGTTCCATCGTTATGAGCGGAGGAGCGGTGGCGGTTCAGAGGGGTAGAAAGATAACCGCCAAAAACGTGGTCTTTTATCCGACCACAAGCAAGATAGAGGCGAAGGGGAACCCCAAGATAACCTTCGACGTGGAATGAGGTCGTGCTAACTATGACATCCCGAAACGGAGTGACCCTTTCTGCAGAGGGTCTGACGAAGAGTTACAGAAAACGGACCGTGGTCTCAGGGGTCGATCTGAAAATTCCTATGGGGAAGATCACCGGTCTCTTGGGGCCTAACGGAGCGGGAAAGACCACCAGTTTTTACATGATAGTGGGGTTGATAAGACCCGACAGAGGTCGTGTTCTACTGGGAGACAGGGAGATAACCGGCCTTCCTGTCTACAGGAGAGCCCGTATAGGAATAGGCTATCTGCCTCAGGAGAGCTCGGTATTTCGAAGTCTGACTGTTAGAGAAAATTTAGACCTCGTGTTGGAGGAGAGGCACATCGCTAAAGCGGAGAGACGGGAGATCGCAGATCGTCTGATAGAAGATCTGGGGCTTCAGAGACTGGTGGACGTGTCGGGATATGCCTTGAGCGGTGGAGAGCGACGACGGCTTGAAATAGCTCGCTGTCTGGCTATAATGCCGGATTTCATCTTCTTGGACGAGCCCTTCAGCGGGATCGATCCGATAGCGGTCTACGATATACAACAGATAATTCTAGGGCTCAGGGAAAAAGGCTATGGGATAATGATAACCGATCACAACGTCAGGGATACCCTGGCCATAACCGATAAAACCTATCTCATCCATAGAGGAGAGATAGTCATAGAGGGCAATCCCGACGAGGTAGCCAGAAGCGAGGTAGCCAGGAAGTTCTATCTTGGGGAGAGGTTTACCTGGTGATTTTTAATCAAAGAGGAGCTATTTCGTAGGCCCTCCCTCTTCTAAGGATTCTCTCTACCTTTTCTGCTGCAGAGGCCACCTTGACGCTGAGGGGAGCTCCCAGAACGACTCTATCTGGCTGTATTCCGATTACGAACGTTTCCAGATCGAACTGATTCAACATCAAATTTAAGGGCATGTCGTGATTTGTGAAAGAGACATCCGATATCCGTTCTATTGAAAAACGCCTGAAATCTCCTGGCATGAGCCCCATGTCGGAGGCGTCCACCAGGATCAGCCTTTCTGGGCTCTCTTTCTTTATGGCGTATACGTAATTTCCGGGAACGGTATAACACGTGTAAACCACCGTGTCGGCAGGAGGTGTCACCTTTAGTCTGTCCGATATTATTACCCCTACCGCGTCGTCTCCGTAGAGCTCGTTTCCCAGACCCCATATCATCGTTTTGTTCATCTCATGCACCTCGATCTATCTTGAACTGGAGGAAACTCTGTGTCTGTAATTCTCTCTCGTATGGTCAGAAACGCTCTTACAATGATGCTAGGAACCTTCGCTAGTCGCATACTTGGACTGGCTAGAGAGATCATAACCGCGGCCCTCTTCGGGGCCTCTCGTTCTCTCGACGCTTTCTATATAGCCTACACCCTTGCTAATCTGGCAAGGCAGCTTCTGGCTGAAGGGGCTCTCTCCGCGGCGTTCGTTCCGGTTTTCACCCAGGTCCTCGAGAAGGACGGACGTGGAAGGGCCGAAAACCTGGCCAGACAGGCCTCATCGGTGTTGCTTTTTTTGTGTGCCGCGGTAGTCGTCTTGGGTTATCTGATGTCTCCACTGTTGGTTTCCTTGATGGCTCCGGGATTCGACGTCGAAAAGGCCAATTTGGCGGTGTCCCTGACCAGGTGGATGTTCCCCTATCTTATGATGGTGTCCATGGCCGCACTTGCCATGGGAGTTTTAAACAGCATGGGCAGGTTTTTCGTGCCTGCCGTGGCTCCCGCCATGGCCAACGTAGCATATATTACGATCGTGCTCCTGTTTGCGTCAAGAAGCGGCGTATCCTGTCTGGTCTGGGCGGTCCTTCTAGGAGGGGTATTGCAGATGGGGGTACAGCTTCTGGCGGTTTCGAGGGAAGGAGTGTCCCTGCTTCCTGCGATACCTAAAAAAGGAGATCCCGAGCTCAAAAGGATGATGTTGCTCTTCCTCCCCTATGCGGCGGGCCTCTCTCTGAATCAGATAAACCCGATTATCAGCAGGGTGTTAGGGTCCTTTCTCCAAGATGGAGCAATATCGGTCCTTAACTACGCCAACAGAGTGATACAGCTTCCTCTCGGGCTTGTCGTGATAGCCATATCCCAGGCGGTGCTCCCAGAACTCTCGCGGTGTATGTTGGAGGGAGACAGGGTATTCTCTGAGACCGTTCGAGATTCGGTCAGGTTCGCTCTTTTCGCCATACTGCCGATAACGGTGGCGGCCTGTATGGTCTCTAGCCCGGTGATACATGTTCTTTTCTATAGGGGGGCTTTCGACGAATGGGCGTGGAACGCCACTTCTTTGGCCATGTCTATGTACGCTTTGGGACTTCCGGGAATGGCCTGTTCTACCGTAGTTATGAGAGCTCTTTACGCTAAGGGGCTTCCAAAGGCGGCCGTTGCTGTGACCGTTTCCAGCGTCGTCTCTAACCTGGTTCTCAGTGTCCTGCTCCTGCGCCCTATGGGATTCAGCGGGCTGGCTTTGGCTACCTCGATCGCCTTTACCCTTTCCTCGTTTGTTGGGCTTTCTCTTCTCGGTAGGAAAACGACACATAGAATAGGTCTTTTCGACATGTCGTGGATCGGGAAGAACCTGGTCGCTTTGTCGGCTTTAGCCGTAGCCCTGTACGGTCTCTCCACTTTGTATCCCTATCCTCAAGATGGTTTGATGGCCTGGAGGTCCCTATGGATCCTCTTTGCTGCGATTTTAGGAGGGGCTTCCTACATCGGAGGAGCCGCCGTTATGGGGTCCGGTGAACTTCGTTGGATAAAGGAGGCCGTTGTCTCCAGAAAGAGAAAGGATATAAAAAGACGTGATGAATCGAATAGGTAAAATGTTTATCTTCTCGCTTGCCGTGTCGGTGCTTTTTGTCGTCGGTGTCCCCTGTTGGGGAGGATCTTTTGAGGATTTGGAGGCCGACCGCTCCTCGGTTGTGTGGGTCGAAGGTCAGATTATGGGCGACATGGTATTAGGAGCAAAAGGGAAGTTGACCTTCCTGTTTATGGATAGAAAAATCTGTGATGCTGCTAGAGTGGATAGAGGGAGTTTGCCTGAGTGGCTGATATGGAACCTCCAGTATGAATCGGTAGCAAGAAAAGGGAAAAGAGAGTTCTTCCTGTTAAGATACGAGGCGATAAAAAACTGGGAATTCGACCCGACCGATATAAAGATAGGAGGATACAAATTAAAAATGGGCGATATCGTGTCCAGGAAGGACATGATAAACGTAGGTCCCCTGTCTTCCGGTACGGTAGCGACGTTGGCGTTTTCCGTCCCCAGATCTTTTATGAAGCCGGGGCGTTCTCTGGAGATGGCTTACGCTGAATGGACGACCGATTGGATCGTCCCGAGGAGGTGAGGTTAGTGCACGTCTTTAAATGCGCGGCCTGCGAAAAGGAATTCAAAAGCGAAAAAAGAGAGCTTAGATGTCCTTTTTGTGGCAGCAATGTCTTGATTCACGTCAGCGGAGAAAGGTTCAATTCGAAAAGTTGCAGCGGTAACTGCAGTTGTTGCAGCGGCTGTGGGAGTTGAGTTTATGGGGTTCCTGACATTGGCCATAGAAAGCAGTTGCGACGATACCGCCGTGGCCATACTTGAAGGCCAGAGAAACGTACTGTCCTCCACGATGTCCTCTCAGGTGGAGAGCCATGCTCCCTTTGGGGGAGTTGTCCCGGAATACGCCTCCAGGATGCACCTGGAGGCGACTCTTCCCTTGGTGGACAGGGCTTTAGCTGAAGCCGATGCAAAACCGTCGGATCTGGGCCTCATAGCAGTGACCGCTGGACCGGGACTGATGGGATCCTTGCTGGTAGGTGTCATGACTGCCAAGGGATTGGCCCAGGCCTGGAAAAAACCGATCCTAGGGGTAAACCATCTGGAGGGACACGTGTTCGCCAATGTGGTGAATCATCCCGACCTCGATCCTCCTTTTATAGCGATGATAGTCTCCGGCGGGCACACCGAAGTTGTCCTCGTGGAGAACCTGGGGTCTTACAGGATACTGGGGGGAACCAAAGACGATGCCGCAGGAGAAGCGTACGATAAGGTGGCTAAACTTCTGGGCCTCGCGTATCCGGGAGGACCTATCGTGGACGAACTGGCGAAGGACGGAGATCCCCAGGCATTCGACTTTCCCGTTCCCTTGAAAAAATCGGATGAGATATCCTTCAGTTTCAGTGGCTTGAAGACAGCCGTACTCTGGCAGATAGAACGCATAAAGAGAGAAGGTACCTCTCTTCCAGTGAAGGACATCTGCGCCTCCTTTCAGAGAGCTGCCGTAGAGGCGCTGATATGTAAACTGGATCTGGCTGTCCAAAAGACCGGGGTTGAAAAGGTGGTGTTATCCGGAGGTGTCGCCGCCAACAGCTATCTCAGGGGAATGGTTCTCGATCGCGGAGACTGGAAGGGGTATGTCCCAGATTTGTTCTATTGTACCGACAATGCCGTCATGATAGGTGCGGCGGGATACCACGGTTGGATGAGAGGACGTAGAAGCGGCTTGGACTTGTCGCCTTCTCCATCGTGGAGCATTATGGATGGAGTTTGACCAAATGTGATTATGGAAGAAAAACGGCGATTTTAAGTTATAATGCCGATTATTTGTGTCACGATGCCTCTAGTCTCTCTTGAGATTTAAAGGGGCTGCCTGTATTATCAACAGCGTCGGTTAGCACTCACAAGGTTTGAGTGCTAATATCACCAAAGAAATTTTGAGGGAGGTATTTAGCGTGAATCTCAAACCCCTTGCGGATCGTATCGTAGTCAAGGTAGTTACCAGTGAAGAAAAGACAAAAGGTGGACTCTTCTTGCCCGACACTGCCAAGGAGAAGCCTCAGGAAGGCGAGGTAATGGCCGTAGGTTCCGGAAAAGTTCTGGAGAACGGTCAGAAGCTCCCCCTTGAGCTTAAGGTCGGCGACAGGATCATCTTCAGTAAGTATGCCGGTACGGAGGTAAAGATCGATGGAGACGAATACGTGATCTTCAGCGAGAGAGACGTTCTCGCCGTTATAGAGAAGTAGACGTTTAAGATCGTTAGCCTTTTAATTTACCGATAGAAAGAACGGGAGGTTCGACAAATATGGCAAAAATTCTCGCTTTTGGTGAGGAAGCTCGTCGCGCAATGGAGCGCGGGATCGATAAAGTCGCTGATACCGTAGGTGTTACCCTTGGACCAAAGGGACGTAACGTGGTGTTGGAGAAGAAATTTGGCTCTCCGACGATCACCAACGATGGTGTCACCATAGCCAAGGAGATAGAGCTGGACGATCCCTACGAGAACATGGGCGCTCAGCTGGTCAAGGAGGTCGCTTCCAAGACCAACGATGTGGCCGGAGATGGCACCACCACGGCTACTGTTCTCGCCAGGGAGATAATCCACGAGGGGATGAAGAACGTCGCAGCCGGTGCTAACGGGATGTTCCTCCGCACCGGTATCGAGAAAGCCGTCAGTTTCATAACCGAAGACCTGAAGAAGAAATCCATACAGGTTAAGGGTAAGTCGGAGATCAGTCAGGTAGCCTCCATCTCCGCCAATGACGAGGTGGTCGGCAAGCTGATCGCCGAGGCGATGGAGAAAGTCGGCGAGGACGGGGTCATTACCGTAGAGGACAGTCAGACCATGGGAACCACCCTTGAGACCGTGGAGGGGCTCCAGTTTGACAAGGGCTATATCAGTCCCTATATGGTCACCGATCCCGAGCGTATGGAGGCTGCCCATGAGGACGCCTATATCCTGATATACGATGGCAAGATCAGCAACATCAAGGACGTTCTTCCCATATTGGAGAAGGTCGTTCAGACCGGAAAACCTCTTCTCATAATCGCCGAGGATATCGAGGGAGAGGCTCTGGCGACCCTGGTCGTCAACAAGTTGCGTGGTACCATGCAGGTTGCTGCGGTCAAGGCACCCGGCTTCGGCGAGCGTCGTAAAGCTATGCTTCAGGATATTGCCATAGTGACCGGCGGAGAGGTCATCACCTCCGATCTGGGAGAGAAGCTGGAGAACGTGGAACTCTCCAAGCTCGGTAAGGCCAAGAAGATCCGGGTTACCAAAGAGGAGACCACCATAGTCGAGGGTGCCGGTAACCCCGAGGATATTCGCAAGAGGGCCGCTCAGATTCGCAAGGAGCTTGAGGACTCAACCTCCGATTACGACAAGGAGAAGCTCCAGGAGCGTCTTGCCAAGATAGTTGGAGGAGTCGCTGTGATACAGGTCGGCTCCGCTACCGAGACTGAGCAGAAAGAGCTGAAGCTCAGGATCGACGACGCTCTGGCCGCTACGAGAGCTGCCGTTGAGGAAGGTATCGTTGCCGGAGGCGGTGTCGCCCTGGTCAGCTGCATCGATGGCTTGGCCAAGGAGATAGAGAAGCTCAATGGAGACGTAAAGACCGGCGCTAGCCTGGTTCTCAAGTCCCTCTCATCGCCTCTCCACCTTATCGCCACCAATGCCGGCCTTCAGGGCGACGTTGTGGTAGAGAAGGTAAGAGGCCTGGAGGATGGTTTTGGGCTTAACGCTGCCACTGGAGATTACGTCAATATGATCAAAGAGGGGATTATCGATCCCGTCAAGGTTACCAGGAGTGCCTTGGAGAACGCGGCTTCCGTGTCTAAGATGGTCCTGACCACCGAGGCTCTTGTGGCCGACAAGCCCGAGGAGAAGAGCGATCCTGCTGCCGGAATGGGCGGTATGCCCGGCGGAATGGGCGGTATGTACTAGATTCTGTCCTAGAGGACCTTTCCGGAACCCCCGGTTTTTCACCGGGGGTTCCTTTTTTCGATTTTATCGCTTGAAAGATCACCAAGGCCTCCCTTTCTGGTATCATGAACGGAGCGACGGGAAGGTTCGCATTTAAACGGGGGAGGAACTTTGAGATCATGGAAAATATCGTGATTTTGGACTGCGGCTCTCAGTTTACCCAGCTGATAGCCAGGCGCATCAGGGAATTGAAAGTACACAGCGAGATAATGCCGTGGGACTCCACTTTGGAGGAGATAGAGGCCAGATCTCCCATGGGTGTAGTTATATCCGGAGGTCCTAGAAGCGTGTTGGAGGAAGGCGCTCCCTGGATAGATTCTGCCATACTGAATATGTCGGTCCCTGTGATGGGACTCTGTTATGGGATGCAGTACATCTGTAAGGCAATGGGAGGAAGGGTGCGGTCGTCCACAAGCAGGGAATACGGTCGAGCTCACGTCACCATAGTGGATGAGAAGGCAACAGTCTACGATGGAGTTCCCTCCAGGACCCAGGTCTGGATGAGTCACGGCGACGACGTTGAGGCCATCCCCGATAACATGGTCTTGACTGCCAAGACTGACGACGGCGTTGTCGCCGGTTTTCGCAGTTCCGACGAGCGATTGGTGGCGTTTCAGTACCATCCCGAGGTTGCCCATACGGAACATGGAACGATCATGCTTTCTAACTTTTTGTTTAAGGTATGTGGCTGTAGTGGAGACTGGGACCTGGGAGACTGGGTGGAGAGTTCCGTGGCCTCCATCAGATCTAAAGTCGGCGAAGACCGGGTTATCTGCGGTCTCTCCGGAGGCGTGGATTCCTCTGTGGCCGCCGCTTTAGTGTCCAAGGCTATTGGGGACAGGCTTAAGTGTATCTTCGTGGACACCGGGATGCTCAGGGACAAAGAAGCGGTGGAGGTGTTGGAGAGCTACGAGGCAATGGACTTAAACGTAGTTCACGTGGATGCGTCGGAACGCTTCCTGACCGCATTGGAAGGTGTTACCGACCCGGAGAGAAAACGTAAAATCATCGGTGAACTCTTCGTGAGAGTTTTTGAGGCCGAGTCGGCGAAGATATCCGACGCCAAGTGGCTTTTGCAGGGAACCCTCTATCCGGACGTCATAGAAAGTGGCCATCAGGGGAAGAACGCAGCGGTCATAAAGAGTCATCATAACGTTGGAGGTCTTCCCGAGGACATGGATCTGAAGGTCCTCGAGCCACTCAGAGATCTCTTCAAGGACGAGGTAAGGGCTATCGGAAGGATACTCAAGGTACCTCAGGATATAGTCAACCGTCATCCCTTCCCCGGTCCAGGCCTGGCCGTTCGTTGTCTTGGAGATATTACCAAGGAAAAGCTGGACGTCCTTAGGAAGGCCGATCGAATATATATCGACGAGATAAAAAGGGCCGGTCTGTACGATAGTATATGGCAGGCTTTCGCGGTGTTACTTCCGGTCTATACCGTAGGGGTTATGGGCGACGACAGGACTTATGCCAGGGTTTTGGCCCTTCGAGCTATAACCTCCTCGGATGGAATGACCGCGGAATGGTTTCGTTTTCCAATGGAGGTTCTCGACAGGGTCTCCACCAGGATATGTAACGAGGTCTCCGGAGTAAACAGGGTAGTTTACGACGTAACGAGCAAACCGCCTGCAACCATAGAATGGGAGTAGTTTCGGGCCGGACCTTTGCTTGTTTTTATCCTGTCCCTTTACTATAATGTTGGAGCTTTGACGAGGTGATCCTCCTATGGGGGACCTCGTTAACGGTGTGTTGTATCGAACACAGAGGAGGTCTGTTTTATGGGTCAAGTGTTTTTGCTTGTCGGTTTTTCCGGGATTCTGGCCCTGATCTATGCGATGATGGCTTATCGCAAGGTCAGTGGTTTCAGGGTCGATAACGAGAGGGTGGAGGAGCTTTCCAGCATCATCCATCGCGGTGCCATGGCTTTTTTGAACAGAGAATATCGTTGGCTTTTCCCCTTCGTGATCTTGGTTGCCGTGCTTTTAACCTGGAAGCTCGGATTGCCCACAGCTCTGGCTTTCGTGCTCGGAGCCATGTGCAGCGCCGTTGCCGGATACATCGGCATGAACGTCGCGACCAAGTCCAACGGGAAGACCGCCTATGCTGCCACAAGAGGGATGAACCCCGCTCTCAACGTGGCTTTCAAAGGCGGCAGTGTAATGGGCATGGCGGTTGTCGGGCTCGGTGTATTGGGAATACTGGTTTGCTATTTCCTGTATCGTGATCCCAGCGTCATAACCGGTTTCGGATTCGGTGCCAGTTCCATCGCCTTGTTTGCCCGTGTCGGTGGAGGAATCTACACCAAGGCTGCCGACGTCGGAGCAGACTTGGTCGGCAAGGTCGAGGCGGGGATCCCCGAAGACGATCCCCGAAATCCTGCCACCATCGCCGATAACGTCGGAGACAACGTCGGAGATATCGCCGGCATGGGAGCCGACCTTTTCGAGTCTTACGTGAACTCCATAATAGCCGCCATGGCTATAGGGGTCATAGTTGCCGGAGGCGTCGGTGTCGCATACCCTCTGGTGCTGGCCGGTATAGGGATAATTTCGTCGATCCTCGGTACCGTAGTCGTTAAGGTCAAAGAGGGAGGCAACGCACAGGCCGCTCTCAGAAAGGGAACCTTTCTTACCGGGGCTTTGATGATGGTGGGAGCTTTCCTGGCCACCAAGTTCATGATGGACGATATCGCCCTTTTCTGGAGCGTCCTCTCCGGGATCCTGGTCGGTGTCCTTATAGGCTGGGTTACCGAGATATACACCTCGGCAGACTATAAGCCGGTGAAACAGATAGCCCAGGCTACCGAGACGGGTGCTGCCACGACGATCCTTTCCGGGATCGCGGTGGGAATGATATCCACTGTAGTCCCCGTTATAATGATATGTGTGGCCACTCTGGTCAGCTATAAGTTCGGCGGCCTTTTCGGCATAGCCTGTTCCGCCGTTGGGATGCTCTCCATCACCGGTATGACCCTAAGCGTAGATGCCTATGGTCCCATCGCCGACAACGCCGGCGGTATCGCCGAGATGAGTAAGCTTCCTCCTGAGGTCAGGAAGATAACCGATAAACTTGACGCCGTCGGCAATACCACTGCCGCTATGGGCAAGGGATTGGCTATAGGTTCAGCCGCTCTTACTGCTCTGTCCCTGTTCGCCGCCTATGCTGCAGCGGTGAACCTCCAAGCTATCGACCTCAGCAACCCGACCGTCATGGCCGGACTCTTTCTCGGTGGAATGCTTCCCTTCCTCTTCAGTGCCCTAACCATACAGGCTGTAGGAAGAGCTGCAGAGAAAATGATAGACGAGGTCAGACGTCAGTTCAGGGAGATTCCCGGCATCATGGAGGGAACGGCCCGTCCGGAATACGAAAAGTGCGTCGAGATTTCTACCGGTGCGGCTCTCAAGGAAATGGTCTTGCCCGGTCTTTTGGCCATAGTATGCCCCGTTTTGGTCGGTATCTTCCTCGGTCCCGAGGCGCTCGGTGGACTTTTAGGAGGAGCCATAGTTACAGGTGTAATGTTGGCTATATTCATGTCGAATTCCGGAGGAGCCTGGGATAACGCCAAAAAGTATATCGAGGAGGGACATCACGGAGGCAAGGGCACCGAGCAACACGCCGCCGCCGTGGTCGGAGACACCGTCGGAGATCCCTTTAAGGATACCTCCGGTCCGAGTCTCAACATTCTCATCAAGTTGATGTCCGTCGTGGCCGTTGTTATGGCCCCTCTCTTCCTGTAGCAGGAGATATTTAAGCCTACGAATCGGATATCCGTTTTACCATCTAAAGCGGGGAGAGCATATGCTCTCCCCGCTTTTTGATAGACTTATCTTTCGAGGGGGTGAGGCAGTGGGCGATGACGTGGATAGAATAAAATCCAGACTAGATGTAGTGGATATCGTCGGAGATTACGTAAAACTGACCAGGAGCGGGAGAAACTACAAAGGTCTCTGCCCTTTTCATGAAGAAAAAACTCCTTCTTTCTACGTATCCCAGGAGAGACAGTCTTGGCATTGTTTCGGATGCGGGAAGGGGGGAGACATTTTCAGTTTTGTCATGGAAAAAGAGGGGCTTTCTTTTTCTGAAGCTCTCTCCCTTCTGGCTCGCAGAGCAGGTATAGAGATCGAGTCATATCGACGAAGCGACGGATCCGGTAAAAAAACTCTTTTCGACATAATGGAGGAGGCTTGTTCCCTTTTCAGAAAATGTATGGATGGGGATCAGGGGAGTGTCCCTCGAGGGTATCTGGATCGTAGGATGATCCCTCCCCAGGTCCGGTCGTCATTCGAGTTGGGATGGTCCCCCCCCTCTTGGTCTTTTATGGTCCAATATATCAAGGAAAAAGGGATATCCTTGAAGGACGCGGAGAGGTGTGGACTCGTCCTCAGAGGAGATCGAGGTCCTTACGATAGATTCCGAGGTAGGGTCATCTTTCCGATCAGGGATATCACCGGTCGCTTAGTTGCTTTTGGTGGACGTATCGTCGATGGCGACGGAGCAAAGTATCTCAATAGCCCTGAGACCGAGATCTACAGCAAAAGGAGAACCCTTTATCTGATAGACAAGGCTAAGGGGGCTATAAGAAACGGCGGGCACTCGATAATAGTCGAGGGATATATGGATGCCTTGCGACTTCACATGGAGGGCTATTCTCAGACGGTAGCGACCTTAGGTACTGCTTTGACGGAAGATCAGGCGACCATATTAAAACGATTGGCCGATGAGGTCTTCATCTGTTACGATGCAGATCAGGCGGGACAGGCTGCGGCAATAAGGGGTATGTACGTCCTTCAGAAAGCAGGATTATCTGTAAAGGTCGTCGCTCTTCCCGAGGGACAGGATCCGGACGATCTTTTGAGGTCCGACGGTGGGAAGGCCTCTTTCGACGGTTGTCTGGAAAAGGCCTTGCCCCTGATAGAACATCATATAAAATTGCTATCTCCTGCCATCAAGGATGATAGGACCAGAAAGTCGGCGATTCACGATCTTCTAGAGGGCCTTTCACACATAGACGTGACCGATGTCTCTCCCTATCTTCCCTCTTTAGCCGCTTTGTTGGGCATCAGGGATTTCGAGGTGTTGGATGCATTGGAGAAGGTTCGTTCCGGACGCAGGAAGAGCGGCCGTTTTGTCGATACAGTGATCCCTCCATCCCTTTCGGATGAGGACAGGGATAGCCAGGAAATGCCTCCTTTGCCTGAGATAGCTCTGATCTCCTTGCTCTGGAGCGAGTGTGATCTTCGTAGAAAATGCGATACCCGAGAGGTCGTGGAACTTCTCTCCGATCCGAGACTTAAACTCATGGCCGGTTCCATAATGATGGGAGAATCCCCCTCCTCTCTGGAGAAGCGATGGCTCGAGATGGGGGAGACCTTTCAGCTTCGTGTTTTAGCCCGAGGAGGAGCCTATCTGGACGAATTCACTCAAAATTCCGACTGGAAATGGCGACATTTTTGTCATCTTCTCTATCGCCAAAAGGGGCAGATGAGGTATAATGAACTTCGTGTAAAAATGCTCAAAGGGGAGGCTACGACCCGGGAAATAAGGGAAATGGAGGACCTTCGACAGAAACTGGTATCCCAGAAAGGTTCCTGATTGTGGAAAAGGACGGTGGTTGTGGTATGAAGCACATCGTTGACCAGCAGGAAGTAAACGACGATCTAGATATAGGAGCGGATCATACCGAGATCGTTCTGGACCAGTACCTCGATAAGATAAAGGAAATCCTTCTCGAGGGGCAGAGCAAAGGATTCGTTACCAAAGAGGACATCAAACGTCATATGACCCCTCAGACCCTGAACGAGGTGTTACTGGAGAAGATATACGA is a window from the Dethiosulfovibrio russensis genome containing:
- the lptB gene encoding LPS export ABC transporter ATP-binding protein is translated as MTSRNGVTLSAEGLTKSYRKRTVVSGVDLKIPMGKITGLLGPNGAGKTTSFYMIVGLIRPDRGRVLLGDREITGLPVYRRARIGIGYLPQESSVFRSLTVRENLDLVLEERHIAKAERREIADRLIEDLGLQRLVDVSGYALSGGERRRLEIARCLAIMPDFIFLDEPFSGIDPIAVYDIQQIILGLREKGYGIMITDHNVRDTLAITDKTYLIHRGEIVIEGNPDEVARSEVARKFYLGERFTW
- a CDS encoding hydrogenase maturation protease — protein: MNKTMIWGLGNELYGDDAVGVIISDRLKVTPPADTVVYTCYTVPGNYVYAIKKESPERLILVDASDMGLMPGDFRRFSIERISDVSFTNHDMPLNLMLNQFDLETFVIGIQPDRVVLGAPLSVKVASAAEKVERILRRGRAYEIAPL
- the murJ gene encoding murein biosynthesis integral membrane protein MurJ, which codes for MSVILSRMVRNALTMMLGTFASRILGLAREIITAALFGASRSLDAFYIAYTLANLARQLLAEGALSAAFVPVFTQVLEKDGRGRAENLARQASSVLLFLCAAVVVLGYLMSPLLVSLMAPGFDVEKANLAVSLTRWMFPYLMMVSMAALAMGVLNSMGRFFVPAVAPAMANVAYITIVLLFASRSGVSCLVWAVLLGGVLQMGVQLLAVSREGVSLLPAIPKKGDPELKRMMLLFLPYAAGLSLNQINPIISRVLGSFLQDGAISVLNYANRVIQLPLGLVVIAISQAVLPELSRCMLEGDRVFSETVRDSVRFALFAILPITVAACMVSSPVIHVLFYRGAFDEWAWNATSLAMSMYALGLPGMACSTVVMRALYAKGLPKAAVAVTVSSVVSNLVLSVLLLRPMGFSGLALATSIAFTLSSFVGLSLLGRKTTHRIGLFDMSWIGKNLVALSALAVALYGLSTLYPYPQDGLMAWRSLWILFAAILGGASYIGGAAVMGSGELRWIKEAVVSRKRKDIKRRDESNR
- the tsaD gene encoding tRNA (adenosine(37)-N6)-threonylcarbamoyltransferase complex transferase subunit TsaD, encoding MGFLTLAIESSCDDTAVAILEGQRNVLSSTMSSQVESHAPFGGVVPEYASRMHLEATLPLVDRALAEADAKPSDLGLIAVTAGPGLMGSLLVGVMTAKGLAQAWKKPILGVNHLEGHVFANVVNHPDLDPPFIAMIVSGGHTEVVLVENLGSYRILGGTKDDAAGEAYDKVAKLLGLAYPGGPIVDELAKDGDPQAFDFPVPLKKSDEISFSFSGLKTAVLWQIERIKREGTSLPVKDICASFQRAAVEALICKLDLAVQKTGVEKVVLSGGVAANSYLRGMVLDRGDWKGYVPDLFYCTDNAVMIGAAGYHGWMRGRRSGLDLSPSPSWSIMDGV
- the groES gene encoding co-chaperone GroES codes for the protein MNLKPLADRIVVKVVTSEEKTKGGLFLPDTAKEKPQEGEVMAVGSGKVLENGQKLPLELKVGDRIIFSKYAGTEVKIDGDEYVIFSERDVLAVIEK
- the groL gene encoding chaperonin GroEL (60 kDa chaperone family; promotes refolding of misfolded polypeptides especially under stressful conditions; forms two stacked rings of heptamers to form a barrel-shaped 14mer; ends can be capped by GroES; misfolded proteins enter the barrel where they are refolded when GroES binds), whose product is MAKILAFGEEARRAMERGIDKVADTVGVTLGPKGRNVVLEKKFGSPTITNDGVTIAKEIELDDPYENMGAQLVKEVASKTNDVAGDGTTTATVLAREIIHEGMKNVAAGANGMFLRTGIEKAVSFITEDLKKKSIQVKGKSEISQVASISANDEVVGKLIAEAMEKVGEDGVITVEDSQTMGTTLETVEGLQFDKGYISPYMVTDPERMEAAHEDAYILIYDGKISNIKDVLPILEKVVQTGKPLLIIAEDIEGEALATLVVNKLRGTMQVAAVKAPGFGERRKAMLQDIAIVTGGEVITSDLGEKLENVELSKLGKAKKIRVTKEETTIVEGAGNPEDIRKRAAQIRKELEDSTSDYDKEKLQERLAKIVGGVAVIQVGSATETEQKELKLRIDDALAATRAAVEEGIVAGGGVALVSCIDGLAKEIEKLNGDVKTGASLVLKSLSSPLHLIATNAGLQGDVVVEKVRGLEDGFGLNAATGDYVNMIKEGIIDPVKVTRSALENAASVSKMVLTTEALVADKPEEKSDPAAGMGGMPGGMGGMY
- the guaA gene encoding glutamine-hydrolyzing GMP synthase codes for the protein MENIVILDCGSQFTQLIARRIRELKVHSEIMPWDSTLEEIEARSPMGVVISGGPRSVLEEGAPWIDSAILNMSVPVMGLCYGMQYICKAMGGRVRSSTSREYGRAHVTIVDEKATVYDGVPSRTQVWMSHGDDVEAIPDNMVLTAKTDDGVVAGFRSSDERLVAFQYHPEVAHTEHGTIMLSNFLFKVCGCSGDWDLGDWVESSVASIRSKVGEDRVICGLSGGVDSSVAAALVSKAIGDRLKCIFVDTGMLRDKEAVEVLESYEAMDLNVVHVDASERFLTALEGVTDPERKRKIIGELFVRVFEAESAKISDAKWLLQGTLYPDVIESGHQGKNAAVIKSHHNVGGLPEDMDLKVLEPLRDLFKDEVRAIGRILKVPQDIVNRHPFPGPGLAVRCLGDITKEKLDVLRKADRIYIDEIKRAGLYDSIWQAFAVLLPVYTVGVMGDDRTYARVLALRAITSSDGMTAEWFRFPMEVLDRVSTRICNEVSGVNRVVYDVTSKPPATIEWE